A single region of the Thioalkalivibrio nitratireducens DSM 14787 genome encodes:
- a CDS encoding TVP38/TMEM64 family protein, giving the protein MSPRFRLLLFLGVFVILAVMALVWGIALQDEDWGPTRVRALAERFEDRAWLPWAVFAGTVIGLQVAIPQLVLVPVAVIVLGPWSGFAIAYLGTVAGAVVGYLAGRYLGRRPVRRLSGPSMKRLSRSLARRGIQSMVVINMLPVVSQTLINLLAGTTHIRFRDFLVGSVIGILPPTAMVTLATHLLLQVGRMPTPGEALALLLAVFLTAMLLWYLTRRAWNWLYGA; this is encoded by the coding sequence ATGAGCCCGCGATTCCGGCTCCTGCTGTTCCTTGGCGTCTTCGTCATACTGGCCGTGATGGCGCTGGTCTGGGGAATCGCGTTACAGGACGAGGACTGGGGGCCGACCCGTGTACGGGCGCTCGCCGAACGTTTCGAAGACCGCGCCTGGCTGCCGTGGGCCGTGTTCGCGGGCACCGTGATCGGCCTGCAGGTCGCGATTCCGCAGCTGGTGCTGGTGCCCGTGGCGGTCATCGTGCTCGGTCCCTGGTCCGGATTCGCAATCGCCTACCTGGGCACGGTGGCCGGCGCGGTCGTCGGCTACCTGGCAGGGCGCTACCTGGGGCGCCGCCCGGTGCGGCGCCTGTCCGGGCCCAGCATGAAACGCCTGAGCCGTTCACTGGCGCGGCGGGGGATCCAGAGCATGGTGGTCATCAACATGCTTCCTGTCGTGTCGCAGACGCTGATCAACCTGCTGGCAGGTACCACGCACATCCGCTTCCGCGATTTCCTGGTCGGCAGCGTGATCGGGATTCTGCCGCCAACGGCGATGGTCACGCTGGCGACGCACCTGCTGCTGCAGGTGGGCCGCATGCCGACCCCCGGCGAGGCCCTGGCACTGTTGCTGGCCGTGTTCCTGACCGCGATGCTTCTCTGGTACCTGACGCGCCGGGCATGGAACTGGCTGTACGGCGCCTGA
- a CDS encoding UPF0149 family protein: protein MTNPTAGLSDDELDELDAFFMSHAVPEAAMDLAMLDGYLTAIALNPELIPPSVWLPWVWDMDAGNDDPAFNDRAQAEWILGLVMRHYNHVLTMVSAGFPEPIFGQPIAAQGGSFTIVEEWAEGFVFGMSTFADPWWTQLQEQAPDLLAPILLHGTDEGLETLEEFTEETEALLRDAPDQIVESVQQLQDYFAPFQKQLAEQRTKSVRRAGPKIGRNDPCPCGSGKKYKKCCGATPDPA from the coding sequence ATGACGAACCCTACCGCAGGTCTCTCCGACGACGAACTCGACGAACTCGACGCGTTCTTCATGTCCCACGCCGTGCCCGAAGCGGCGATGGATCTGGCGATGTTGGACGGCTACCTGACCGCTATCGCGCTGAACCCGGAACTGATCCCGCCCAGCGTTTGGCTCCCGTGGGTCTGGGACATGGATGCGGGAAACGACGACCCGGCGTTCAACGACAGGGCGCAGGCCGAGTGGATACTGGGCCTGGTCATGCGCCACTACAATCACGTGCTGACGATGGTCAGCGCCGGGTTCCCGGAACCGATATTCGGCCAGCCTATCGCGGCGCAGGGCGGATCCTTCACCATCGTCGAGGAATGGGCGGAGGGCTTCGTGTTCGGAATGTCGACCTTCGCAGACCCCTGGTGGACACAGCTGCAGGAACAGGCGCCCGACCTGCTGGCACCGATCCTGCTGCACGGCACCGACGAAGGCCTCGAAACCCTGGAGGAGTTCACCGAGGAGACGGAGGCCCTGCTCCGCGACGCCCCGGATCAGATCGTGGAGAGTGTGCAACAACTGCAGGACTACTTCGCACCGTTTCAGAAACAGCTCGCCGAGCAGCGTACGAAATCCGTTCGACGCGCAGGGCCGAAGATCGGCCGCAACGACCCCTGCCCCTGCGGCTCCGGCAAGAAATACAAGAAATGCTGCGGGGCCACGCCTGATCCGGCCTAA
- the pyrC gene encoding dihydroorotase has product MNRLTFTRPDDWHLHLRDGDVLRTVLPDSARRFARAIVMPNLKPPVVDTEQARAYRDRILAALPAGVAFEPLMTLYLTEAMPVEEIVRAQASGIVHGVKYYPAGATTNAASGVADPRRCYPVFEAMQRHGLPLLVHGESIDPSVDVFDREAVFIERTLEPLVRDFPELRIVLEHITTRTAVQFVSAAPAWIGATITAHHLLLNRNAMFLGGMRPHHYCLPLLKRETHRQALVAAATGGSPKFFLGTDSAPHPRHAKESGCGCAGIYTAHAALELYAEVFEAAGELERLEAFASFHGADFYGLPRNRETVTLERQAWAVPDELPFGNRPGVPLRAGETIAWRLVDR; this is encoded by the coding sequence ATGAATCGTCTGACCTTCACCCGACCTGACGACTGGCACCTGCACCTGCGCGACGGCGACGTGCTGCGGACCGTGTTGCCCGACAGCGCACGGCGGTTTGCACGCGCCATCGTGATGCCCAACCTGAAGCCACCGGTGGTCGACACCGAACAGGCCCGAGCCTATCGCGACCGCATTCTCGCCGCGCTTCCGGCGGGGGTTGCGTTCGAACCCCTGATGACCCTGTACCTGACCGAGGCCATGCCGGTCGAGGAAATCGTGCGCGCGCAGGCCAGCGGGATCGTTCACGGGGTGAAATACTACCCGGCGGGCGCGACGACGAATGCCGCCAGCGGGGTCGCCGACCCGCGACGCTGCTACCCGGTGTTCGAGGCCATGCAGCGCCACGGGCTGCCGCTGCTGGTGCACGGCGAGTCGATCGATCCGTCCGTCGACGTGTTCGACCGCGAAGCGGTCTTCATCGAGCGTACGCTGGAACCCCTGGTACGCGACTTTCCCGAATTGCGGATCGTGCTCGAGCACATTACCACCCGTACCGCCGTGCAGTTCGTCAGCGCCGCCCCGGCCTGGATCGGCGCCACCATCACCGCGCATCACCTGCTGCTGAACCGCAACGCGATGTTCCTCGGGGGGATGCGCCCGCACCACTACTGTCTGCCGCTACTCAAGCGCGAGACGCATCGCCAGGCGCTGGTCGCGGCCGCCACCGGTGGCAGTCCCAAGTTCTTCCTGGGCACCGACAGTGCGCCGCATCCTCGCCATGCCAAGGAGTCGGGCTGTGGCTGCGCGGGCATCTACACCGCGCACGCGGCCCTCGAACTCTACGCCGAAGTGTTCGAGGCGGCCGGCGAGCTGGAGCGCCTCGAGGCTTTCGCCAGTTTTCACGGTGCCGATTTCTACGGCCTTCCGCGCAACCGGGAGACCGTAACCCTGGAGCGGCAGGCCTGGGCGGTTCCGGACGAACTCCCGTTCGGAAACCGGCCCGGTGTACCGCTGCGCGCCGGAGAAACCATTGCCTGGCGGCTTGTCGACAGATAA
- a CDS encoding OmpP1/FadL family transporter, with protein MASSIRRTALGLALAGLGLGGVLVVPQTAEATFGYYGYGYGTQSKGMGGAGTALAQDPLAGMTNPASLVHLGDVWAVGATLFNPNRSYTADDNFESPPFAFITPGRIKSGSEWFLIPNFARNWVLDEDSSLTLSLAGNGGMNTDYKTAVFENFAPPDAPEQFQASSPTGIDLVQLAIGLSYSRRLNEHHSFGVTPILAVQGFKATGLEPFRPVSIHPDKVTNNGRDYSYGAGVRIGWLGQITDELSLGASYQSKLKMSRFDKYRGLFAEEGKFDIAGTWNVGLAYKVTPDVTVAFDVQRYLYSDVKSINNPNDLPIAPGALGGSDGVGFGWKDITAYKLGAQWRVDPDLTLRAGMAYGDQPVPDTQALFNILAPGVTRRHYTVGLSYRLDDRSEISGLFMHAPKERVSGTNPNTGPQTGFIQMDQNEFELTYTRYLR; from the coding sequence GTGGCAAGTTCCATTCGAAGGACCGCGTTGGGTCTCGCGCTGGCGGGGCTGGGGCTCGGGGGCGTACTGGTTGTCCCGCAGACTGCGGAGGCTACGTTCGGGTATTACGGCTACGGTTACGGAACCCAGAGCAAGGGCATGGGGGGGGCCGGGACGGCCCTGGCCCAGGATCCGCTGGCGGGGATGACCAATCCCGCCAGCCTCGTCCATCTCGGGGACGTCTGGGCGGTGGGGGCCACGCTGTTCAATCCCAACCGCAGCTACACCGCGGACGACAACTTCGAATCGCCCCCGTTTGCCTTTATTACCCCCGGCCGTATCAAGAGCGGATCGGAGTGGTTCCTGATTCCCAACTTCGCCCGCAACTGGGTGCTCGACGAGGACAGTTCCCTGACGCTGTCGCTAGCCGGAAACGGCGGAATGAACACCGACTACAAGACCGCGGTATTCGAGAACTTCGCGCCGCCGGACGCGCCGGAGCAATTCCAGGCGAGTTCTCCCACCGGGATCGACCTGGTGCAACTGGCGATCGGCCTCAGCTATTCGCGTCGCCTGAACGAGCACCACAGCTTCGGTGTCACGCCGATCCTGGCCGTCCAGGGCTTCAAGGCCACCGGCCTCGAACCGTTCCGTCCGGTATCGATCCACCCGGACAAGGTCACCAACAACGGCCGTGACTATTCCTACGGTGCGGGCGTCCGTATCGGCTGGCTCGGCCAGATCACCGACGAGCTCAGCCTGGGTGCGTCCTACCAGAGCAAGCTCAAGATGAGCCGCTTCGACAAGTACCGCGGGCTGTTCGCAGAGGAAGGCAAGTTCGACATCGCGGGTACCTGGAACGTCGGGCTCGCCTACAAGGTTACGCCGGATGTGACGGTGGCCTTCGACGTACAGCGCTACCTGTATTCCGACGTCAAGTCGATCAACAATCCCAACGACCTGCCGATCGCACCGGGCGCATTGGGCGGCAGCGACGGGGTCGGCTTCGGCTGGAAGGACATCACCGCCTACAAGCTGGGTGCGCAATGGCGGGTCGACCCGGACCTGACGCTGCGCGCAGGCATGGCCTACGGCGATCAGCCGGTCCCGGACACCCAGGCGCTGTTCAACATTCTGGCCCCGGGTGTGACCCGCCGGCATTACACGGTGGGTCTGAGCTATCGTCTCGACGACCGCAGCGAGATCAGCGGCTTGTTCATGCATGCGCCGAAGGAGCGGGTCAGCGGCACCAATCCGAACACCGGTCCCCAGACGGGTTTCATCCAGATGGACCAGAACGAGTTCGAATTGACCTATACCCGCTACCTGCGCTGA
- a CDS encoding sulfur oxygenase reductase family protein, with protein MSTDIKALFDAEPESPLYVAINRVLVENNPNLMRMMRQASSEMCLATALTPGFRGFDLMRQTGSCPMGMRWGASTDMTQELSHIWIDQFTYWDTLDAHEEFHETFEDVVVTACDKCGNVLLDGPEEPVYRIVASHLPRLVSLNQFEQARAQERDIGHLAVDSGETVTVLATHIVRPGKEAEFEEGEIRTMELLRESNGMIGYQILKRVGISTLGSGHATVESIMERMKDTPDAKLQRTAEVWEGYTIPAEYLVMVEWESLHAAQRGMPHVNVKPDILFVHGPKVFNNCVRMPTVRMAVSMFAEQTYREVLQQV; from the coding sequence ATGAGTACGGACATCAAGGCATTGTTCGACGCCGAGCCCGAATCTCCGTTGTACGTGGCGATCAACCGCGTACTGGTCGAGAACAACCCCAACCTGATGCGCATGATGCGTCAGGCCAGTTCCGAGATGTGTCTGGCCACCGCGCTGACCCCCGGCTTCCGGGGGTTCGACCTGATGCGCCAGACCGGGAGCTGTCCGATGGGCATGCGCTGGGGTGCCAGCACCGACATGACGCAGGAGCTCTCGCACATCTGGATCGACCAGTTCACCTACTGGGACACCCTGGACGCGCACGAGGAGTTCCACGAGACCTTCGAGGACGTGGTGGTCACCGCCTGCGATAAGTGCGGCAACGTACTGCTGGATGGACCCGAGGAGCCGGTCTACCGGATCGTCGCAAGCCACCTGCCCAGGCTGGTTTCGCTGAACCAGTTCGAACAGGCGCGGGCGCAGGAACGCGACATCGGCCACCTGGCAGTGGATTCGGGAGAGACCGTCACCGTGCTCGCAACGCATATCGTCCGGCCTGGCAAGGAGGCCGAGTTCGAGGAGGGCGAGATCCGGACGATGGAGTTGCTGCGCGAGAGCAACGGCATGATCGGCTACCAGATCCTGAAGCGGGTGGGCATCTCGACCCTGGGATCGGGACATGCAACCGTCGAGTCGATCATGGAACGCATGAAGGACACGCCGGACGCGAAGCTGCAGCGCACCGCCGAGGTCTGGGAGGGCTATACGATCCCGGCCGAGTACCTGGTGATGGTCGAATGGGAAAGCCTCCACGCGGCCCAGCGCGGCATGCCGCATGTGAACGTGAAGCCAGACATCCTGTTCGTGCATGGGCCGAAGGTTTTCAACAACTGTGTGCGCATGCCGACCGTACGCATGGCTGTCTCCATGTTCGCCGAACAGACGTACCGGGAGGTGCTACAACAGGTGTAA
- a CDS encoding FAD-dependent oxidoreductase produces the protein MQNRKLVVIGGDAAGMSAASKVRREHPGREIVVFERGPHTSYAACGMPYLIAGMVDSPDRLIARRPEVFREKQQIDVRIRHEVVEIDLAGKRLRVTDLDRGEGFWEAWDDLLIATGASPVVPDVPNVQSDGVFSLSTLQSGIEVLEDIEQHPPRTAVIAGGGYIGIEMAEALLERGIDVSLIDMAPQVMTTMDPDMTEGIVEAMRDAGVHVFLNEKLERIDTDGDGRASSVSTDKRRLDADIVIVGLGIRPNSDLARDAGIELGESGAIRVNLRMQTSAPGVWAAGDCAESFHRVKEQPAFVALGTIANRHGLVAGTNLSGGDQEFPGVLGTAITRFRELEIARTGLSEKEAGDLGIAYRTKTIDARTRAHYFPGAAKVRVKLVVEDNTGRLLGGQIVGANGAGKRIDTLAGAISARMTAEQLVYLDLAYAPPFSPVWDPVQTAARTLA, from the coding sequence ATGCAGAATCGAAAGCTGGTCGTGATCGGCGGCGATGCCGCCGGAATGAGCGCGGCGTCCAAGGTCCGGCGCGAACACCCCGGCCGCGAGATCGTGGTCTTCGAGCGCGGTCCTCACACCTCCTACGCCGCCTGCGGCATGCCCTACTTGATCGCCGGGATGGTCGACTCCCCGGACAGGCTGATTGCACGCAGGCCCGAGGTCTTCCGCGAAAAGCAGCAGATCGACGTGCGCATCCGGCACGAGGTCGTCGAGATCGATCTCGCTGGCAAGCGACTGCGGGTCACGGATCTCGACCGGGGCGAAGGCTTCTGGGAGGCCTGGGACGACCTGCTGATCGCCACCGGCGCCTCCCCGGTCGTCCCTGACGTGCCAAACGTGCAGTCGGACGGTGTGTTCAGCCTGTCGACACTGCAGAGCGGCATCGAGGTCTTAGAAGACATCGAGCAACACCCGCCGCGCACCGCGGTCATCGCTGGTGGCGGGTACATCGGTATCGAGATGGCCGAGGCCCTGCTCGAACGTGGAATCGACGTCTCGCTGATCGACATGGCCCCGCAGGTGATGACCACGATGGACCCGGACATGACCGAGGGCATCGTCGAGGCGATGCGCGATGCCGGGGTGCATGTGTTCCTGAACGAGAAGCTCGAACGCATCGACACCGACGGTGACGGGCGGGCATCTTCGGTGTCGACCGACAAGCGCCGTCTCGACGCCGACATCGTGATCGTCGGGCTCGGGATTCGGCCGAACTCGGACCTGGCACGGGACGCCGGCATCGAGCTGGGCGAATCAGGCGCGATTCGCGTGAACCTGCGGATGCAGACCTCGGCACCCGGTGTCTGGGCCGCGGGCGACTGCGCGGAGTCCTTTCATCGGGTGAAGGAGCAGCCAGCGTTCGTCGCGCTGGGCACGATCGCGAATCGGCACGGGCTGGTCGCCGGTACCAACCTGAGCGGGGGCGACCAGGAGTTCCCCGGGGTCCTGGGCACAGCGATCACCCGTTTCCGGGAGCTTGAGATCGCCCGCACCGGGCTCTCGGAAAAGGAGGCGGGCGACCTGGGGATCGCGTACCGGACGAAGACGATTGATGCGCGCACCCGAGCGCACTACTTCCCGGGTGCCGCCAAGGTTCGGGTCAAGCTGGTCGTCGAAGACAATACCGGGCGGCTGCTGGGTGGGCAGATCGTTGGCGCCAATGGTGCCGGCAAGCGCATCGATACCCTCGCCGGCGCGATCAGCGCGCGGATGACCGCAGAACAGCTCGTGTACCTCGATCTCGCCTACGCGCCCCCGTTCTCCCCGGTCTGGGACCCGGTACAGACCGCCGCCCGAACGCTCGCCTGA
- a CDS encoding helicase HerA-like domain-containing protein produces MQEHPLLIGAAGHPVTITARMANRHGLIAGATGTGKTITLQVLAQGFSDMGVPVFVPDIKGDLSGISAAGSASERVYARARRVGLDRLEFRGAPTIFWDALGEHGHPLRLTLADFGPVLLSRLLNLNDTQTGLMQLVFRVADDRGWLLLDLKDLLAMLAWVHDHRRDLNSRYGTVAPASIGAIQRSLLALEAQDGERFFGEPAVTLDDFLQTDADGRGVVNILHAERLYRNSPLIYSTLLLWLLSELFEQLPEVGDPDKPRCVLFFDEAHLLFRDTPKSLVDRIEQVVRLIRSKGVGIYFVTQSPTDLPEPVLGQLGNRVQHALRAFTPRDQRAVRVAAQTFRPNPDLDTEAVLTELGVGEALVSVLDAAGRPTPVQRTLIRPPASRMGPLTNSERRAILEGSVLAGVYDEPLDRESAYEILQQQAEAALDAERTVEVHPQRPASTRSPARGSRRREGMLAATARSTVRSIGTQIGRQIVRGLLGSLTGRRR; encoded by the coding sequence GTGCAGGAACACCCGCTGCTCATCGGTGCGGCCGGTCATCCCGTGACCATCACCGCGCGAATGGCCAACCGCCATGGCCTGATCGCCGGCGCGACCGGCACCGGCAAGACCATCACGTTGCAGGTACTCGCGCAGGGATTCTCGGACATGGGCGTGCCGGTGTTCGTGCCGGACATCAAGGGCGACCTCTCCGGGATTTCCGCCGCAGGCAGTGCCAGCGAACGCGTCTACGCGCGCGCCCGTCGCGTCGGGCTGGACCGCCTCGAGTTCCGCGGCGCGCCCACGATCTTCTGGGATGCACTCGGCGAACACGGCCACCCGCTGCGCCTGACCCTCGCCGACTTCGGCCCGGTGTTGCTGAGCCGGCTGCTGAATCTGAACGACACCCAGACCGGCCTGATGCAACTCGTCTTCCGCGTGGCCGATGACCGGGGATGGCTGCTGCTCGATCTCAAGGATCTGCTCGCGATGCTCGCCTGGGTCCACGACCACCGCCGGGATCTGAACAGTCGCTACGGCACGGTCGCCCCCGCAAGCATCGGTGCGATCCAGCGTTCGCTGCTGGCTCTCGAGGCACAGGATGGCGAACGGTTCTTCGGGGAGCCCGCGGTGACGCTGGACGATTTCCTGCAGACCGATGCCGACGGCAGAGGCGTGGTCAACATCCTGCACGCCGAACGGCTGTACCGGAACAGCCCGCTGATCTACTCGACGCTGCTGCTGTGGCTGCTGTCGGAGCTCTTCGAGCAACTGCCAGAGGTCGGCGATCCCGACAAACCGCGGTGCGTGCTGTTTTTCGACGAAGCCCACCTGCTGTTCCGCGACACGCCGAAGTCGCTGGTCGACCGCATCGAGCAGGTCGTCCGGCTGATCCGCTCCAAGGGCGTCGGGATCTATTTCGTGACCCAGAGCCCGACCGACCTGCCCGAGCCCGTGCTCGGCCAGCTGGGCAACCGGGTACAGCATGCGCTGCGTGCCTTCACGCCGCGCGACCAGCGCGCGGTTCGCGTCGCGGCACAAACGTTCCGCCCGAACCCGGATCTGGACACCGAGGCCGTGCTGACCGAACTCGGCGTCGGCGAGGCTTTGGTGTCGGTACTCGATGCCGCGGGCCGGCCGACCCCAGTCCAACGCACCCTGATCCGTCCGCCCGCGAGCCGAATGGGTCCTCTGACGAATTCCGAACGCCGCGCGATCCTCGAAGGCTCGGTACTCGCGGGCGTGTACGATGAACCGCTGGACCGCGAATCCGCGTACGAGATCCTGCAACAACAGGCCGAGGCCGCGCTCGATGCGGAACGCACCGTCGAGGTCCACCCGCAGCGCCCGGCCAGCACACGCAGCCCGGCCCGCGGCAGCCGGCGCCGGGAGGGAATGCTTGCCGCCACGGCGCGGAGCACGGTCCGCTCGATCGGCACCCAGATCGGTCGGCAGATCGTCCGCGGCCTGCTCGGCTCGCTGACCGGACGGCGGCGGTGA
- a CDS encoding nicotinamidase — translation MAIRELPIPPHFDPESVESVWRVPYRERAEEAEQWAARHGVTSAASDRRRVALLAVDVQNTFCVPGFELFVGGRSGKGAVDDNRRLCQFIYRNLGVITQIVPTLDTHTAFQIFHPLFLIDAFGSHPEPFSQIAIDDIRQGRWRFNEALAATLGISPEDGQRHLAHYVRTLEARGKYALTVWPYHAMLGGISHALVSAVEEAIFFHGVARHSRPDFRVKGRNPLTEHYSVLGPEVTTDPDGEPIAAKEQELIDGLLQFDMVIIAGQAKSHCVAWTIDDLLSEVLQGDARLAHRVYLLEDCCSPVVVPGADYSDQAEAAFQRFAEAGMHVVRATVPMAEWPDIAL, via the coding sequence ATGGCCATTCGAGAACTGCCCATCCCGCCCCATTTCGACCCCGAGAGCGTCGAGTCCGTCTGGCGAGTTCCTTATCGTGAACGCGCCGAAGAGGCCGAACAGTGGGCAGCCAGACATGGGGTTACCTCGGCCGCCAGCGATCGTCGCCGTGTGGCCTTGCTGGCGGTGGATGTACAGAACACCTTCTGTGTTCCCGGGTTCGAACTCTTCGTGGGGGGGCGCTCAGGCAAAGGCGCGGTGGACGACAACCGGCGCCTCTGTCAGTTTATCTACCGCAACCTGGGGGTCATCACCCAGATTGTTCCGACGCTCGACACCCATACCGCATTCCAGATCTTCCATCCGCTCTTCCTGATCGACGCATTTGGTAGCCATCCGGAGCCCTTCTCCCAGATCGCCATCGACGATATCAGGCAGGGACGTTGGCGCTTCAACGAAGCACTCGCTGCCACGCTGGGTATCAGCCCGGAGGATGGTCAGCGCCACCTGGCCCATTACGTCCGCACCCTTGAGGCGCGCGGCAAATATGCACTGACCGTCTGGCCCTATCACGCCATGCTCGGCGGCATCAGCCATGCCCTGGTCTCGGCGGTGGAAGAGGCAATTTTTTTCCACGGGGTCGCCCGCCACAGCCGCCCGGATTTTCGCGTCAAGGGGCGCAATCCACTCACGGAGCACTACTCCGTCCTGGGGCCGGAGGTGACTACGGATCCTGACGGCGAACCCATCGCAGCAAAGGAGCAGGAGCTGATTGACGGGCTGCTTCAGTTCGATATGGTCATTATCGCTGGCCAGGCGAAGAGCCACTGCGTTGCCTGGACCATCGACGATCTGCTGTCGGAGGTGCTCCAGGGGGACGCGCGACTCGCCCACCGGGTCTACCTGCTGGAAGATTGCTGCTCTCCGGTGGTGGTTCCCGGGGCCGACTACAGCGACCAGGCCGAGGCCGCATTCCAGCGCTTTGCCGAGGCCGGCATGCATGTGGTGCGCGCGACCGTGCCCATGGCCGAGTGGCCGGATATCGCTCTTTGA
- a CDS encoding NAD(P)/FAD-dependent oxidoreductase: MTRITVIGAGFGALTAVRKLRAADRELTIDVIAPKPELVYYPSTIWIPTGLRRPEDVVVDLNPFFRRMGVNYHQASATGLRDGGRVVITDAGEVPNDGLVIASGGRFLKKLPGIEHSITPCEGVPAAVAIRDRIAAMQGGTIAFGFAGNPKEPSAMRGGPVFEFMFGIDQHLRKRGDRDRFKLVFFTPAPKPGNRLGPKAVEGLLKEMKRRDIETHLGHKLKAFEADKVITEGGEFGADLIVFMPGMTGNAWFDDTELPRSEGGLLQANELCQVVGQDKVYVAGDSGSFPGPDWLPKQAHMADLQAEAAVANLLGEFADKAPSQTYKTELICIVDTRTSGILVKRTEKRSVILPATPMFHWAKRAFEWWYLRQYR, encoded by the coding sequence ATGACCCGTATCACCGTGATTGGCGCCGGTTTCGGTGCCCTGACCGCCGTCCGGAAGCTGCGCGCGGCCGACCGCGAGCTGACGATCGACGTGATCGCCCCGAAGCCCGAGCTCGTCTATTACCCGAGCACGATCTGGATCCCCACCGGTCTGCGCCGTCCCGAGGATGTCGTGGTGGATCTGAACCCCTTCTTCAGGCGCATGGGCGTGAACTACCACCAGGCCTCGGCCACCGGCTTGCGCGACGGCGGCCGGGTGGTGATCACCGATGCCGGCGAGGTGCCCAACGACGGGCTGGTGATCGCCTCCGGCGGCCGCTTCCTGAAAAAGCTGCCGGGCATCGAGCACTCGATCACTCCCTGCGAAGGGGTGCCGGCGGCGGTCGCGATCCGCGATCGCATCGCCGCGATGCAGGGGGGCACGATCGCCTTCGGCTTCGCCGGGAATCCGAAGGAGCCCTCGGCGATGCGCGGCGGCCCGGTATTCGAATTCATGTTCGGGATCGACCAGCACCTGCGCAAGCGGGGCGACCGGGACCGGTTCAAGCTCGTATTCTTCACGCCCGCACCGAAACCCGGAAACCGCCTCGGGCCGAAGGCGGTGGAAGGTCTGCTGAAGGAGATGAAGCGCCGCGACATCGAGACCCATCTCGGGCACAAGCTGAAGGCTTTTGAGGCGGACAAGGTGATCACCGAGGGCGGCGAGTTCGGCGCCGACCTGATCGTGTTCATGCCCGGCATGACCGGCAATGCCTGGTTCGACGACACCGAACTCCCGCGCTCGGAGGGTGGGCTGCTGCAAGCGAACGAGTTGTGCCAGGTGGTGGGACAGGACAAGGTCTACGTGGCGGGGGACTCGGGCAGTTTCCCCGGGCCGGACTGGCTGCCGAAGCAGGCGCACATGGCGGATCTGCAGGCCGAGGCCGCGGTGGCGAACCTGCTCGGCGAGTTTGCCGACAAGGCACCCAGCCAGACCTACAAGACCGAACTGATCTGCATCGTCGATACCCGGACCAGCGGGATCCTGGTCAAGCGCACCGAGAAGCGCAGCGTGATCCTGCCGGCCACCCCGATGTTCCACTGGGCCAAGCGCGCGTTCGAGTGGTGGTACCTGCGCCAGTACCGTTGA
- a CDS encoding YheT family hydrolase, with translation MMGQADSERPFRPAWWLPGAHLQTIVPNLLVWGRRPMLRRERVTLPDDDFLSLDWGPDPGGPIVLLLHGLAGSSRSAYAVSLLRALHAHGFWAGVMHFRGAGGEPNRQLRGYHMAEGDDPREVVMQLRRRYPRRAVAAVGVSLGGSALLHALARDGADALLDCAVVVSVPYRLHIAERCLNRGVARLYQRRILEELKRQWRRKCRVLARLDLCAGLDEMRSFRQFDARITAPIHGFANVDDYYDRASSIHVLGEIRVPTLLIHAANDPFMTPDGLPAPEDLSEPVTLECHRRGGHAGFLERTGRRYLARRIPAFLSQHLRETMTGADCQLSREN, from the coding sequence ATGATGGGGCAAGCCGATTCGGAACGGCCGTTCCGTCCAGCCTGGTGGCTGCCCGGCGCGCATCTGCAGACGATCGTGCCCAACCTGCTGGTGTGGGGGCGCCGGCCGATGCTGCGCAGGGAGCGCGTCACGCTGCCGGACGACGATTTCCTGTCGCTGGACTGGGGGCCCGATCCTGGTGGACCGATCGTGTTGCTGCTGCACGGTCTGGCCGGAAGCAGCCGTTCGGCCTACGCGGTTTCGCTGCTGCGAGCGCTGCATGCCCACGGCTTCTGGGCCGGCGTGATGCATTTCCGTGGCGCGGGCGGTGAGCCGAACCGCCAGCTGCGCGGCTACCACATGGCAGAGGGGGACGACCCGCGGGAGGTGGTGATGCAACTGCGCCGCCGGTATCCGCGTAGGGCGGTGGCCGCGGTGGGCGTTTCCCTGGGCGGAAGTGCGCTGCTCCATGCGCTGGCGCGTGATGGTGCCGATGCATTGCTCGATTGCGCGGTCGTGGTCTCGGTGCCGTACCGGCTGCATATCGCCGAGCGCTGTCTGAATCGCGGCGTGGCGCGCCTTTACCAGCGCCGTATCCTGGAGGAATTGAAGCGGCAGTGGCGCAGGAAATGCCGGGTGCTCGCGCGTCTCGACCTGTGCGCCGGACTGGACGAAATGCGCAGCTTCCGGCAGTTTGATGCCCGCATCACCGCCCCGATTCACGGATTCGCCAATGTGGACGACTACTACGACCGTGCCAGCAGCATCCACGTCCTCGGGGAAATCCGGGTGCCGACCCTGCTGATCCATGCGGCCAACGATCCGTTCATGACGCCCGATGGTCTGCCCGCCCCAGAGGATCTGTCCGAGCCGGTCACCCTGGAATGCCATCGGCGTGGCGGACATGCGGGGTTTCTGGAGCGTACAGGCAGGCGCTACCTGGCGCGGCGGATCCCCGCGTTCCTGTCGCAGCACCTGCGGGAGACCATGACCGGCGCTGATTGCCAACTTTCCCGGGAGAACTGA